In Bacteroides coprosuis DSM 18011, the following are encoded in one genomic region:
- a CDS encoding Copper homeostasis protein cutC (COGs: COG3142 Uncharacterized protein involved in copper resistance~HAMAP: Copper homeostasis protein cutC~InterPro IPR005627~KEGG: bfs:BF3404 putative copper homeostasis protein~PFAM: CutC~SPTR: Copper homeostasis protein cutC;~IMG reference gene:2504106534~PFAM: CutC family) has protein sequence MKTYTFEVCTNSVESCIAAEKGGAHRVELCAGIPEGGTTPSYGEIKMAQKHLKKTKLHVIIRPRGGDFLYTPLEIETMIKDIELCQELKVDGVVFGCLNSDGSINTIAMKQLMDAAQGLSVTFHRAFDVCNNPRKALDQIINLGCERILTSGQEVNAELGIPLLKELQKLSIGRIKLLAGCGVNESNIKKIAQETGITEFHFSAREVIPSQMTFRKERVPMGGAINIDEFSRPITTAKRVKDTIARLSE, from the coding sequence ATGAAAACATATACCTTTGAAGTCTGCACGAACTCAGTAGAAAGTTGCATTGCTGCCGAAAAGGGAGGGGCACACCGTGTAGAACTATGCGCAGGAATTCCTGAAGGTGGAACCACTCCTTCATACGGAGAAATCAAAATGGCACAAAAGCACCTAAAGAAGACCAAACTCCATGTTATTATTCGCCCCAGAGGTGGTGACTTCCTTTATACCCCCCTAGAAATAGAAACAATGATAAAGGACATAGAACTATGCCAAGAGTTAAAAGTAGATGGAGTAGTATTTGGTTGCTTGAACTCAGATGGTTCTATAAACACAATAGCTATGAAACAATTAATGGATGCAGCCCAAGGTTTATCAGTCACTTTCCACAGAGCTTTCGATGTTTGTAATAATCCAAGAAAAGCTCTTGATCAAATTATAAATCTAGGTTGTGAACGAATTCTCACCTCTGGACAAGAAGTTAATGCAGAGTTAGGGATCCCTTTACTAAAAGAACTACAAAAACTAAGTATAGGAAGAATCAAACTTTTAGCTGGTTGTGGAGTTAATGAGTCTAACATTAAGAAGATAGCCCAAGAAACAGGAATCACAGAATTTCATTTTTCGGCAAGAGAAGTTATCCCTAGCCAAATGACCTTTCGTAAAGAGAGAGTTCCCATGGGAGGTGCAATAAACATAGATGAATTTAGCCGGCCTATAACAACTGCAAAAAGAGTAAAAGACACCATAGCTCGGCTTTCTGAGTAA